The Phycisphaeraceae bacterium genome segment TCGTAGCCGTCCGCCTCGGAAAGATCGGCCACCAGCTGCCCGGCGAGCTCCTCGGTTTCGCTGGGACCGCTGAAGAGGCAGACGGTCCGGTTGCGGCGTGGCTTCTGCACGTAGCGCACCTGCGCCTGATCGGCCACGGAGCGAAGGATGCGCGTGGCGTAGTGGTGCGAAAGCGTGGACATCTGATCGGCGCGGAAGAGCCGATTCACCGCCTCGAGCGTGGGCCACACCACGCGGAGCGAGAGTTCCTCGGCGGGCATGCCGTCGTGGATGGTTTCCTGCACGATCTGACGCGCGCCGCGACGATCGCCCGAAACCGCGGTCTGGAAGAGCCGTTCGATGAGCATTTCTTCGTTCACGGGTATCACTCCCTCAGGTCGGGTTGTCCCGGGCGTCCGTGGCCGGGGACAACGTATGGGTGGGTGGTGCGGCGACCTCCGTGGCCGCGGCGGATCAACTGACGCCCGTGTTCATCGAGCGACCGTCGCGTGATCCTGCAAGCGCCGCGACGCGACACGACGCACGCACCTATCGGACAAGGCGGGATAACCCGTCACCAAACGTGACGCTGAGAGTCCAATAACCAGTCACACTGAAGCATGTCGCCTCGATCGACCCGGGGGCGACGCGAAGACACCGAAATGACCGGCTCGCATTCAATCCGACCCACGCCTCTCGGCCTTCGACACGTCCGGGAACCGCTCACCCCATTCGTGCATCGCCATCAGGATCGGCTTCAGACTCCCGCCCAGAGGGGTGAGCGAATACTCCACGCGCGGGGGAATCTCCGGGTAGACCGTGCGGGCGACGATCCCATCGCGCTCCAGATCGCGCAACTGGCTGGCCAGCGTGCGAGCCGAGATGCCGCCCAGGAGCCGCTGCAGCGCGTTGAATCGCTGCGTGCTCTCAAGCAGGAAGTGAAGGATCATCACTTTCCACCGCCCGCCGATGACGCGCAGGGTCACTTCGACAGGGCATCCGACTGACTTTCGACTTGGACGCATGACACTAACCTTATTGATAGTACATGATGTGAATGTGCATACTTGAACATTGTATCGTTTGGTTCGTAGTATGGCCAGCGAATCACCGCTGTGGAGAACGATCCATGATCCGCACCAAGACTGTGATGGAAGTGAAGCCCAGCCCGGACATGCACTGGGTGGGCGACGGATTTCCCGTTTCGTCCGTGATCTCGCCGCAGACCACGCAGTCGCGGCTCAGCCCGTTCGTGCTGATGGACTACGCCGGTCCGGCGCGGTTCGAGCCATCGAGCAAGCCGCGCGGTGTGGATTCCCACCCTCACCGCGGCTTCGAAACCGTCACCGTGGTCTACCAGGGCGAACTGGAGCACCGCGACACCGCGGGCAACCGGGGAAGCATCGGCCCCGGCGACGTGCAGTGGATGACCGCCGCCTCGGGGGTGCTGCACGAGGAGAAGCACTCTGACCGCTTCACCCGCGAGGGCGGCACGCTGGAGATGGCCCAGTTGTGGGTGAACCTGCCGGCGCGCCACAAGATGGACGCCCCGCGATACCAGGAACTGCGGCGCGAGGCGATCCCCACGATTGACCTGCCGCACGGCGCGGGCTCGATTCGCGTCATCGCGGGCGACTTCAACGGTACGTCAGGCGCCGCGAGCACCTTCACCCCCGTCATCCTGTGGGATGTACGGCTGAGCCCCGGCGCGGCCGTCACGCTGCCCATTCGACAAGGCGCCAACGCCGCGGTGTTCGTGCGGAGCGGATCCGTCCGGATCGGCCCGGATCGCCCGGTGAGCGCCCGTGAACTGGCGGTGCTGGATCGCGATGGCGCGGGCATCGACCTGCGCACCGACGACGGGGCGGACCTGCTCATCGTGGGCGGCGAGCCGATTGATGAGCCGGTCGTCGCCTATGGCCCATTCGTGATGAACTCCACGCGGGAGATTCACCAGGCGGTGGAGGACTTCCGCTCGGGACGTTTCGGACAACTGTGAACGACACGGGCGCGGGTGTGTGCGGCGTGGCGCCCCTGGCCCTCGCCGTGCATGCCTCAGCGCTGCCCGATCGAGATCGTGCAGACGCCCATCGTCAGCGGCACGGCGCGGGTGGAGGTGAACCCCGCGCGGCGGATCAGGTCGAGCAGATCGTTCCCTTCGGGAAACGTCTCCACCGAGCGCGGCAGGTATCGATAGGCCCCGCTCCGGTCCCGCGCGATGAGCGTGGCTGTGAGCGGCATGACGCGGCGCGTGTAGAAGTCGTTGCCCGCCCGAACAAGCCGGTTGCGCGGGCGGCTGAACTCCAGCACCACCAGACGCCCGCCGGGCCGAAGCACACGCCGGAACTCGGTGAGCGCCCGCGGCGGGTCGCTCACGTTGCGCAGCCCGAAGGCGATCGACACAATGTCGAAACTCGCATCGCTGTATTCGAGATTCATGGCGTCGCCGTGCTCGAAGCGGAGCCGTTCGCCCAGCGCCCCGCGCCGACGCGCCTTGTCCCGCGCCAGGTCGAGCATCTGCGGCGTGAAGTCCGCTCCGATCACCTGCCGCGCCCCCGCCCGGGTGAACGCCAGCGACAGGTCGCCGGTGCCGCAGGCCACGTCCAGCACGTCGCTCTCGGACGTGACGCCCGCTTCGCGCACGGCGCGGGCGCGCCAGCATCGGTCCAAGCCGAAGGAGTGGAGCCGGTTGTTCAGGTCGTAGCGACGCGCGATGGCGCCGAACATCCGCCGCACCCGCGCCGCCTTGTCCGCGGCGGCGTGCGGATCGCCGGCCAGATCTGACGGCGACCAGGCGCGATCGGGGGCAGACGAAACGGGATCGACGGAAGACGGCTGGGACATTCGTGCGTGATACTATGAACGTGTCGGACCAACCGCGCACACACTTCTCAGGAGCACCCCGATGCCGCGCCTCGTTGCAACCGTCCTCTTCTCGCTCGGGCTGCTGGCGACCGCGAGCGGCTGCTCCACCAATCCCGCCACGGAGCGCAGCCAGTTCCTGCTCATGTCTGACGAGCAGGAGATCGCGCTCGGTGCGGAAGCCAAGCCGCAGCTGGTCACCGAATACGGCGGCGAGGTGAAGTCCGCCGACCTGCGCGCCTACGTCGATGGCATCGGCAAGCGGATGGCCGCTCTCACCGAGGCCGACTACCCCAACCTGCCGTGGGAGTTCACGGTGCTGGATTCGGACGTGATCAACGCCTTCGCCCTGCCGGGCGGGAAGGTGTTCATCAGCCGGGCGCTCATGTCGTACATGAGCAACGAGGCCCAGCTCGCCGCCGTGCTGGGGCACGAGATCGGCCACGTGACGGCGAAGCATGGCAACGAGCGCATCAGCCAGGCGATGGTCATCCAGGGCATCGCCGAGGCGTTTACGGGAGACAGCGCGGTTGGGCAGATCGTCCCGCTCGTGGTCGGCGCGGGCGGACAGGGGTACCTGCTCAAGTTCGGGCGAGACCAGGAGCGCGAATCCGACCGGCTGGGCATGCGTTACATGACGGCGGCGGGCTATGACCCCATGGGCATGGTGGAGCTGCTGGGGATTCTGGTCAGCGTCTCGACCGGCGAGCGCCCGCCGGAGTTTCTGTCCACTCACCCCAACCCGGAAAGCCGCCAGCGCGACGCCCGCCAGCTGGTGGAGACAACCTACGCTCACACACAAGGCAACCCATCGTTCGGGCTGTTCGCCGATCGGTTCGCGCGGCGGGCGAAACCCTACTTGCCTCCGCCACCTGGCGCTTCGTTGCGGCAGGAAGGTCTTCCGACTCTCGCCGCAGACACAAGCTCCGCTGAATCAGTGGGTTCCGTGTCAGTTGGGTCGCTGGATGATGCACCTGCGACGCGCCATCGTCTGCTGGCGCGGGTAGGCGGGTGGTGCGCCCACTGCCGGTTTGGCGGTCCGGTCGATTGATGTCACACTGGGTAACCTGACCCGCGCAACTTCTGCCGTCAGCCCGTGCGGGGCTGGCGCGATCCGTTATAATCCAACCTGTGCATTCGACCCACGGCTTTGGTCGATGGGCACCGTAGGACGCTTCGGAATCGACGCATGATCATCGACCTTCGGACACGGATCTGGTCCAAACTTGACCTGCTGGGCACGGAGATCGCCAACCAGTTGCGACGCCGCTACGCCGACCGCTGGAACATGCTCGACGGCTCGGCCGCCGGCCATGATCGGGCGTCCGGGTGCGTCACGGCCTCGTGCGTGCTGGGCTTCCGTTCCGACCTGCTCGGGGCGACGCTTCCGAACGAGGTGATCGCCGAGTTTGTGGCGGGCGACCCGCGGCGCCGGGTGGGCATCGCGGGCATTGATCCCATGTCCCCCAACGCCATGACGGAGCTGGAGAAGGCCGTTCACCTGGGTCTGTGCGGCGTCTGCCTCAGCCCCGGCATGCAGGGCTACCACCCCGCCCACTCGCTGGCGATGCGCGTCTATGAGCGGTGCGCCGAACTGCACCTGCCCGTCTTCGTGACCAATGACATTCCCCACTCGGCCTCCACGGTGCTGGAGTTCGCCCGTCCCTACCTGTTCGATGAGGTGGCCCGCAGCGTTCCCACGCTGAAACTGGTCATCGGCGAGATGGGCTGGCCGTGGGTGAGCGAGACCATCGCCCTGATCGCCAAGCACCCCAACATCTATGCCGACGTCGCCTGCCTGGGCGGCAAGCCGTGGGAACTGTACAACGCCCTCGTGGCGGCGGATGGCGCGGAGGTGATGGACAAGATCCTCTTCGGCTCCGGTGGGCCATTCGTAACCCCGTCGCAGGCCATCGAGGCGATGTACTCGCTCAACGCCTTCGCCCAGGGAACACACCTGCCCACCATCCAGCGGTCGCTGATCCGGTCGATCATCGAACGCGACTCGCTCCAGGCGCTGGGCATCGAGAGTGAAATCTCCAACCAGCGGATGGAATCGCGGACGACGGACGAATCGGACCCCTTCTCCGAGATGGCCCACGCCGCCGCGGAAGCGGATGAGGACGATGATGCGGAATAGCGGCGGTCAGAACAGCGGCGTGGGCGTCCCGCCCGCCCCTACCACCAGTGGCGTGGGCGTCCCGCCCGCGATCAATCGATCACCCTCAACCGCCCATCCATCGATGCGATCCCGGCGCAATCTCCCGATCCTCGCCGCCCTTCTTCTCACGGGGGCCGCTCTCGCCGGCTGCTCAGGCAAGGCCGTCTCCGGTACGCTCCGGGTTGAGTCCTACGGGGCCGACGCGGTCACGCTGCCCGGACGCTTCACCACCTCGGTGTACCGCCCGTCGGAAGAGAACGTCGCGTCGTTCTTCCTGCTCGACGCTCCGACGAAGGACATGCTCGAAGGCCGCATCGACCGGGGCCAGTTCGTCCACATCGAGCTGCTCTGGCTGCCCCGTGCCGGCAAGACGCCGCTCGACTCCGCCGCCACCAACTGCTCGGTGCGGCACGTGATCTTCGTGGGCGAGGAGTTCGGCATCTACGCCGGGGCGGGGTTTGCGAAGCCGTCAGGAAAGGTCGGATCAGGCAGGATGACCATTTCCGTGCCCGAGGCGTCCCTGACGCTGGTGGAATCCTCCGCCGGCTGGGTGGACCGGCTTGGACCATCCTCTCTGACCGGCAGTTTCACCGCCACGCTGGACGACCGACTGGCGAGACGGCTCTCTTTCGCCGCCAGCCAGATCGTGACCAATCGACTGGGACGCCCGCGTTACGTGATGGGCGAGAATCGGGTCATTGATCGGGCGCAAAAAGAGAAGCGCCCCGGTTGACGGGGCGCGGGTCGTTCACATCCGAGTATCGATCCGGGACGGACGTATTCAGCCCTTCACGTCGCCGATCTTCACGCGCAGGTAGCGCTGGCGGTGGCCCTGCTTCTTCTTGTAGCCGTGCCGCCGCTTGAACTTGATCACATCGATCTTCTCGCCCTTGAACTCCTCGAGCACCTCGGCGGACACCGAGGCCCCCTTCAGATAGGGCGTACCAACCTTGGCGGCGGACTTACCGTCGCCGACCAGCAGCACGCGGTCGAAGGTGATGGTGGATCCCGCCGTCGCCCCGTCCCGGAGATCGATCTCCAGCACGTCGCCCGGCGTCACTTTGATCTGCGTCCCGCTGTCTTCGATGATGGCGTACACGGTTCGACTCCCTGCATGGCCCTCCGCGATGCGAAGGGTCGATATCTTAGCCGTCTGAATCGGCAAGCCAAGCGACCCGGACAGGTGGTCGGCTCGTGAGGCGGCCGCCAGGCCGGGCGGCTCGACACCCTTCCCGTCCTCCCACCACGTCCCTGCCCCGATCAACCCGCCGCCGCGTGAATCCGCCCTTCTCCATCCTGATCGCCACCGCCGCCACGGTGTCGGCCCCCGCGACCACTTCCGGAAGCGACCCTGGAACCATCCCCGGAGTAACCCCCGGTGTGATCCCCGGTCTGGCCCGCTTCACCGCCCTCGACTGGGCGGTGCTGCTGGGGTACATGGTGATCGTGGTCATCATCGGCGTTGCGGTGAGCATGAAGCGTCGCGGCGCGGATGATTTCTTTCTCGCCGGTCGCCGCATCCCGATGTGGGCCGCGGCGGTGTCGGTGCTGGCGACGTCCATGTCCGCCGCCACGTTTCTGGGAGGTCCGCAGCAGGCCTACGCGGGCAACCTGACGTACTTCGCCGTCAACCTCGCCGCGCTGCTGGCGGTGGTTCTTTCCGCGCTGTTCTTCATCCCCACGTACTACCGGCTCAACGTCACCAGCATCTACGAGGTGCTGGGTCGGGGGCTGGGCGTCGGCGCGCAGCGGGCGGCCACCGTGATGTTCATGATCGGGCGCGTCTTCGCCAGCGGGGCGCGGCTGTTCATGGTGGGCATCCCCTTCTCCACGATCGTGTTCGGCGACACCGACCCGCAGCATCTGGCCCTCTCGATCGTGCTCATCTCCGTGGGCGCCACCGCGTACACGATGGTGGGCGGCATCCGGGCGGTCATCTGGACCGACGTGCTTCAGGCGATGGTCTTCATCTCCTGCGTGGTGATCGCACTTGTCTGGATCATGGTCCGCGTGCCCGTGCCCGCGGGCGATGTCTACGACGCTCTGGCGGCCACCCGGCACGCCGGTGGGACGAAACTGCTGGTGCTTGATACGCAGTGGTCGCTGACAAACCAGTACACGCTGCCCGCAATCCTGATCGGGTGGACGCTGTTCTTCCTGGCCGCGTTCGGGGCGGACCACGACCTGGTGCAGCGGATGCTCACCTGCCGCAGCGCGAAACGCGGCGCATGGTCGGTCATCGTGTCCAACCTGCTGACATGGCCCGTGGTCGCCCTGTTCCTGCTGATCGGGCTGCTGCTGTACGTGTTCTACGAGCGGTCCGACCTGATGGGCGATGCCGCGCCGGGCTACACGGTGATGGATCAGCGGCAGGTGTTCCTCGAGTTCATCCTGCACGAGATGGGCGCGGGCATGCGCGGGCTGATGGTGGCGGGTCTTTTCGCCGCAGCGATGAGCACGCTGGACTCGACGCTCAACGCGCTGGCCTCGACCACGGTGACGGATTTCTACCGGCCCTACGCGAGGCGGCGGAGCGCCCGCGCCGCAGAGCGAGCCGGCGCGGGCCACGGCGACAGCATGCCCCGGACATCCGCCGCCACGCCGGACCGCGCCGAGCGGTGGGTGTCGCGCCTGGCCGTGATGGGCTGGGCCATCGTGCTGGCGGGCTTCGCGTTCATCTGCATCACATGGCAGACGGCGAGCGGCAAGACGCTGATCGACTTCGCCCTGGGCGTGATGCTCTACGCCTACACGGGGCTGCTGGCGGTGTTCATGGTGACGCTGTGGACGCGGCGGGGCAACAGCGTGTCCGCCATCACCGCCCTGCTGACGGGGTTTGTCACGATCCTGACCATTCAGATGGGCTGGCTGGACGGCGTGCTTCGTCCCCTGCTGGACGATGCAGGGCTGACCAGCACGGCCCGGCTGGCCATGCCCTGGCAGATGGTGATCGGAACGGGGTTGAGTGCGGGGGTGTGTCTGATCGGAAGACGAACCGCCGAGTGACGGCTGATCTCATGATTCGCCCGCCTGATCGCACGTTGGATCACCCCACCAGCCGCGCCATCCGCCCGATGGCTTCCCGCAGCGTTGCATCATCCTTGCAGAACGCGAAGCGCACCAGAGTGCGGCCTTCCTCGCGGTTCACGTAGAACACGCTGGGCGGAATCGCCGCCACGCCGATGTGCTCGATCAGGTGGCGGCAGAAGGACACATCGTCCGCGAAGCCGAAGGGCGTGTGGTCAACGTACGCGAAGTACGTGCCGCGCGGCTTGTGGACTCGGAAGCCCACGCGGGCCAGCCCGTCGCACAGCAGGTCTCGCTTGGCGCGGTACATGGCCAGCAGGGCGTCGTAGTACGACTGCGGCGCGTTCAGCGCGGCGACCGCCCCGTGTTGCAGCGGCGTGGCGGTGGCGAAAGTGAGGAACTGGTGGGCCGCGCGCACGCCTTTCGTCAGCGCGGGCGGTGCGATGGCCCAGCCGATCTTCCAGCCCGTCAGCGAGAACGTCTTGCCCAGCGACGACAGCGTCACGGTGCGCTCGCGCATGCCATCCAGCGCCGCCATTCGCACGTGTTCGCCCTCGAAGATGATCCGCTCGTAGACCTCATCGGTGATGGCGATGGCGTCGTGCTTCATGCACAGCTGAGCGATCAACTCCATTTCCCCGCGTGAAAACACCTTGCCCGTGGGGTTGTGGGGCGTGTTGACCACGATCGCCCGCGTGCGGTCGGTAAACGCCCTGCGAAGTTCGCGCTCGTCGAACCCGAAGTCCGGCGGGCGCAGCGTCACCACCCGCACGGTCGCCCCCGCGAACGCGGCGCAGGCGGGGTACGAGTCGTAGAACGGCTCGAACAGGATGACTTCATCGCCGGGATTGACCAGCCCGAGCAGGGTCGCGGGCAGGGCCTCGGTGCAGCCGGAGGTGATGGTCACCTCGGTTTCGCCGTCCACAGTCAGTCCGCTGTCGAGACGGAATCGCTCGGCGACGGCGCGGTTCAGGTCCGGCACGCCGTACATGCGGGCGTACTGGTTGTGCCCGGCGCGGATGGCGTCGATGGCGGCATCCTTCACGAATGCAGGTCCATCAAAGTTGGGGAAGCCCTGCCCCAGGTTGACCGCCTGGTGCTTCACCGCCATGCGGGTGATCTCTGTGAAGATGGTTTCGCCGAACGGGGCGAGTCGCTGCGCGATGGTCATGGGGGGAGGGTAGCCGAAGGGCTCGGGGGTTGTCGATGGTGACTCCCTGCCGCTGAGCACGCCGATCGGGTCGGTGGCGGACGCGAGGATTCTCTCTCACCCCGGCCCGCCCCAGGGGGAGAGGGAGTGACATCTCCTTCGTACCACGCGGTCGGAGGAATGTGATGGACCGCGCGTGGTGTCCTTGAGAAAGTGACAGGGATCAAACCGGGAGTCATCCGGTAGAATCAGGCGGGGAAGGGTGAATCTCCGCCCACAGACAGGGAGCCGCTCCGTGGTGAAGCGCCTGGGAAGTGCCGTCGTCGCTGCATCGCTGTTGACCGTCGCCGGTTTCGTGCGGGTGGCGGAAGGTGACAGCCCGCCGATCAACGCGCTTCGGCGCTACGAACCGCGGCTGTACGACGTGTCGTACACGGTCACGATCCAGACGCAGGCGGCCACCGGCGACGCCGCCCGATACGGGCTGTTCCAGTTCGACGAGGCGCCGATCGTCATGCCCGTCATCTTCATGGGGCAGTACAGCAAGGTGTTCGTGAACACGGATCAGGGATTCGTCTTCGTCAACGAGCACCGCGTGCCGCCCGAGAAGCTCGCCATGTCGCGCGAGAAGGACAAGCCCTACAACACGCACCTGCTGCGCATGGTGGTGCCCCAGGTGACCCCCCAGATGATGGCGCGATCGGTGCGCTGGGGCGTGAGTTTCCGCACGCAGACGTGGTCGGCGGACATCGACGAGAACCTGGCCCAGCGCACGGCGTGGCCGCGCGACCGCGCGTGGCCCGATCACGTCAAGGACGGGCTGGCGGCCCAGTGGGGCATCGAGTCGGACAATCCCATTTTTCGCACGATGGTGCAGGCGGCCTACGGCGATCACCTGCTGACGGAGACGCCCTATCGGCTCGCCAAGAAGATCGTGGCGGACACGATCAACAACTTCCAGATCAACGGCGAGGGTGTGAATCGGGGACTGTACGGGCTGCATGGGCTGAACATGCGCGGGGCGCTGGCGGTGGTGACGACCCCCGACCGGGTCAAGCGATGGATCGGCACCGAACATGACCTGGTGTGCGTGTGCATCGCCCTGCTGCGCGCCGCGGGCATTCCCGCCAGGCCGGTGATCGGGCTGGAGGAGATTCTCACCGGCACGGGTGACAAAACCACCTTCGTCTCCTGGGGCGAGTTCTACCTGCCCAACTCCGGATGGGTCGCCTTCGACCCCAACGCCATCCGCGGCAAGGGCGGCAGCCAGTACAGCAACCTGGCCAACAAGTGGGAGTTCTTCGGTCGCCTGGACGACCTGAACAGGCGCGTGGTGCTGGCCTACCACTTCATCCCGCCGGCCACGGTGGAGACGCCGCGAAATCCCGCCCTGTGGGGGTGGGATCCCCGGCCCCAGAAACAGCCCAGCTACGACCAGACGATCACATTCACCATCACGAAGCGGGGACGAGGCGAGGACGACCCGGGCTGACGCGACAGAACCGGCGCGGCCTGCTCACGGACCGCTGAACCAGTCCGGCGTCGGCAGGAAGGTGTAATCGGGCGTCGTGTTCACCACGCCCTCGGGAATGCGCGCCCCCAGCAGCACGTGCCCGTCGAGGAACCACATGCTGGCGCGAACATCGCCGTTGTACCACGCCTGTCGACGGTTGCCGCCCTGCTGGTAGTTGTAGATGGGGTGCTCCGCCACCACCCAGGTCTTGGTGGTATCGGCGATGCGGGGCATCCGCCCGCCTGGTCTGCCGTCCGGCCCGATGGCTGGCACCAGCGTCGAAAACTCCTCCCCATCCAGCGAGTGATCGTTGAGCGTGTAGCTCGATCCGAGGTAGTCGTACAGCGAGCTGGCGGCTCCGAAGCCGGTATCGGGCTGGCCGATGTCCAGCGGGGACTGGAACACCGTCATCTCCTGATCGCGCCCGTTGTCAAGCGGCCCGAGATTCCCGGAGATGAACCGATTGAGCGGTCGCTCATCCGAACCCACCTGGTTGATGCCGAAAAACGGCAGCGTGCCCCGCTTGCCGCCGAACAGAGCGCCGACAATGACGCGCGTGCCGCCCCCGATGTCCCACGCCTTCTGGGGCAGGTGGTTCTCATACGTGTTCAGGTAGGCGTGAATCGCCGCCCCGATCTGCTTGAGGTTGCTGCCCGTGGTGGCCATCTTGGAGGACATCGAGGCGCTGCGCAGCGCGGGAATCAGGATCGCCATGAGGATGGCGATGATCCCGATGACCACCAGCACCTCGATCAGCGTGAAGGCGCGGCGGATTGGCAGGGCTCGGATCAGGTGCATGTGACAAGTATGATACATGCCACGGACGCCGCCGCCAGAAAAAATAACCCATAACTCGCCGGAAGCGCCGTTCCCAAACCCCCGGGAAGCACCCTGTCCCCGTCAACGGGTCAGGACAATCACCAGCACGACAAACGCCACGGCCCCCACCAGAACCGCCGTCTTTCGCCATGCCCGCTTCATGTCACGAACGACGGGAGGTTCGGGAGAGGCCATCTCGAAGTAGGCCCCACAGTCGGAGCAGTGCTGGGCATCGTCCCACACCTCCGCACCGCACGTGGGGCAGTAGGCGCTCTGATGGCCGAACCGCTCCAGATCCTCGATGGAGGGTTCTTCGTGGTCCTCATCATCCACGGGCCGCCGGTGGGTCATGGTGGATGGAAGACGCTGCGCTGGTTGAGGTCAATCGACGAGCAAAGACCATCCCCCGGCAAGCCATCGCGTTTCAAGGTCGAGTTCCGTCCCCTCACCCTCCATATCGTTGCCCGCATGTCGCCCCCAATGCTCAACGCGTCACGCTCGCTCCCGCTGAACGGCGAGTGGCTACTGCGCTCCGATCATGGCAACGTCGGGCTGGCGGAGGGGTGGCACAAATCGCCCGATGAGTTCCTTTCGCCGGCTCAGTGCCACGCCGCGACGGTTCCGGGGGCGTGGCAGCACGTCCTC includes the following:
- a CDS encoding B12-binding domain-containing protein, giving the protein MNEEMLIERLFQTAVSGDRRGARQIVQETIHDGMPAEELSLRVVWPTLEAVNRLFRADQMSTLSHHYATRILRSVADQAQVRYVQKPRRNRTVCLFSGPSETEELAGQLVADLSEADGYDVFFGGGGIAQDEILTEVAERGADILLMFASAASDAPMIRQLIDTIRGVGACPNMQIVVGGGVFNRAEGLAEEIGADLWARDPGELLDLLVTQRARRAAMEHQRTVGKTRRIAKAA
- a CDS encoding helix-turn-helix transcriptional regulator, translating into MRPSRKSVGCPVEVTLRVIGGRWKVMILHFLLESTQRFNALQRLLGGISARTLASQLRDLERDGIVARTVYPEIPPRVEYSLTPLGGSLKPILMAMHEWGERFPDVSKAERRGSD
- a CDS encoding pirin family protein, which produces MIRTKTVMEVKPSPDMHWVGDGFPVSSVISPQTTQSRLSPFVLMDYAGPARFEPSSKPRGVDSHPHRGFETVTVVYQGELEHRDTAGNRGSIGPGDVQWMTAASGVLHEEKHSDRFTREGGTLEMAQLWVNLPARHKMDAPRYQELRREAIPTIDLPHGAGSIRVIAGDFNGTSGAASTFTPVILWDVRLSPGAAVTLPIRQGANAAVFVRSGSVRIGPDRPVSARELAVLDRDGAGIDLRTDDGADLLIVGGEPIDEPVVAYGPFVMNSTREIHQAVEDFRSGRFGQL
- the ubiE gene encoding bifunctional demethylmenaquinone methyltransferase/2-methoxy-6-polyprenyl-1,4-benzoquinol methylase UbiE encodes the protein MSQPSSVDPVSSAPDRAWSPSDLAGDPHAAADKAARVRRMFGAIARRYDLNNRLHSFGLDRCWRARAVREAGVTSESDVLDVACGTGDLSLAFTRAGARQVIGADFTPQMLDLARDKARRRGALGERLRFEHGDAMNLEYSDASFDIVSIAFGLRNVSDPPRALTEFRRVLRPGGRLVVLEFSRPRNRLVRAGNDFYTRRVMPLTATLIARDRSGAYRYLPRSVETFPEGNDLLDLIRRAGFTSTRAVPLTMGVCTISIGQR
- a CDS encoding M48 family metalloprotease; the protein is MPRLVATVLFSLGLLATASGCSTNPATERSQFLLMSDEQEIALGAEAKPQLVTEYGGEVKSADLRAYVDGIGKRMAALTEADYPNLPWEFTVLDSDVINAFALPGGKVFISRALMSYMSNEAQLAAVLGHEIGHVTAKHGNERISQAMVIQGIAEAFTGDSAVGQIVPLVVGAGGQGYLLKFGRDQERESDRLGMRYMTAAGYDPMGMVELLGILVSVSTGERPPEFLSTHPNPESRQRDARQLVETTYAHTQGNPSFGLFADRFARRAKPYLPPPPGASLRQEGLPTLAADTSSAESVGSVSVGSLDDAPATRHRLLARVGGWCAHCRFGGPVD
- a CDS encoding amidohydrolase family protein; protein product: MIIDLRTRIWSKLDLLGTEIANQLRRRYADRWNMLDGSAAGHDRASGCVTASCVLGFRSDLLGATLPNEVIAEFVAGDPRRRVGIAGIDPMSPNAMTELEKAVHLGLCGVCLSPGMQGYHPAHSLAMRVYERCAELHLPVFVTNDIPHSASTVLEFARPYLFDEVARSVPTLKLVIGEMGWPWVSETIALIAKHPNIYADVACLGGKPWELYNALVAADGAEVMDKILFGSGGPFVTPSQAIEAMYSLNAFAQGTHLPTIQRSLIRSIIERDSLQALGIESEISNQRMESRTTDESDPFSEMAHAAAEADEDDDAE
- the rplU gene encoding 50S ribosomal protein L21, with product MYAIIEDSGTQIKVTPGDVLEIDLRDGATAGSTITFDRVLLVGDGKSAAKVGTPYLKGASVSAEVLEEFKGEKIDVIKFKRRHGYKKKQGHRQRYLRVKIGDVKG
- a CDS encoding aminotransferase class I/II-fold pyridoxal phosphate-dependent enzyme; its protein translation is MTIAQRLAPFGETIFTEITRMAVKHQAVNLGQGFPNFDGPAFVKDAAIDAIRAGHNQYARMYGVPDLNRAVAERFRLDSGLTVDGETEVTITSGCTEALPATLLGLVNPGDEVILFEPFYDSYPACAAFAGATVRVVTLRPPDFGFDERELRRAFTDRTRAIVVNTPHNPTGKVFSRGEMELIAQLCMKHDAIAITDEVYERIIFEGEHVRMAALDGMRERTVTLSSLGKTFSLTGWKIGWAIAPPALTKGVRAAHQFLTFATATPLQHGAVAALNAPQSYYDALLAMYRAKRDLLCDGLARVGFRVHKPRGTYFAYVDHTPFGFADDVSFCRHLIEHIGVAAIPPSVFYVNREEGRTLVRFAFCKDDATLREAIGRMARLVG
- a CDS encoding transglutaminase domain-containing protein codes for the protein MVKRLGSAVVAASLLTVAGFVRVAEGDSPPINALRRYEPRLYDVSYTVTIQTQAATGDAARYGLFQFDEAPIVMPVIFMGQYSKVFVNTDQGFVFVNEHRVPPEKLAMSREKDKPYNTHLLRMVVPQVTPQMMARSVRWGVSFRTQTWSADIDENLAQRTAWPRDRAWPDHVKDGLAAQWGIESDNPIFRTMVQAAYGDHLLTETPYRLAKKIVADTINNFQINGEGVNRGLYGLHGLNMRGALAVVTTPDRVKRWIGTEHDLVCVCIALLRAAGIPARPVIGLEEILTGTGDKTTFVSWGEFYLPNSGWVAFDPNAIRGKGGSQYSNLANKWEFFGRLDDLNRRVVLAYHFIPPATVETPRNPALWGWDPRPQKQPSYDQTITFTITKRGRGEDDPG
- a CDS encoding prepilin-type N-terminal cleavage/methylation domain-containing protein, which translates into the protein MHLIRALPIRRAFTLIEVLVVIGIIAILMAILIPALRSASMSSKMATTGSNLKQIGAAIHAYLNTYENHLPQKAWDIGGGTRVIVGALFGGKRGTLPFFGINQVGSDERPLNRFISGNLGPLDNGRDQEMTVFQSPLDIGQPDTGFGAASSLYDYLGSSYTLNDHSLDGEEFSTLVPAIGPDGRPGGRMPRIADTTKTWVVAEHPIYNYQQGGNRRQAWYNGDVRASMWFLDGHVLLGARIPEGVVNTTPDYTFLPTPDWFSGP
- a CDS encoding zinc ribbon domain-containing protein — translated: MTHRRPVDDEDHEEPSIEDLERFGHQSAYCPTCGAEVWDDAQHCSDCGAYFEMASPEPPVVRDMKRAWRKTAVLVGAVAFVVLVIVLTR